A genomic region of Nisaea sediminum contains the following coding sequences:
- a CDS encoding glycosyltransferase family 9 protein translates to MPASKRHDRILVIKLGALGDFIYAVGPMQAIRRHHPDAEITLLTRPAYAELGERTGLFDAVWTDSEPKLWNLPGLLALRARLVGGRFGRVYDLQTSDRTGFYHRLFWPGKAPEWSGIVPGGGLYHHYQRPTLIHTQDRQRTQLRIAGIEDVRPSDLSFMQSDIARFGLPERFALLIPGSSLKMAVKRWPAESYGAIATWLESENIRPVLIGGAEDKDPLEIIRGLCPSARDLSGETSLYDLPELARAACLAIGNDTGPMHIAALAGCPTVAIFSTASFPAKAAPRGKNVRLLVAENLAELPAELVRDAAEQMIGTALDPAGYDTQA, encoded by the coding sequence ATGCCGGCAAGTAAGCGCCACGACCGTATCCTGGTCATCAAGCTTGGGGCGCTTGGCGATTTCATCTATGCCGTCGGCCCGATGCAGGCGATCCGCCGCCATCATCCGGATGCCGAGATCACCCTGCTGACCCGCCCCGCCTACGCGGAGCTCGGGGAGCGGACCGGCTTGTTCGACGCTGTCTGGACCGACAGCGAGCCGAAACTCTGGAACCTGCCCGGTCTTCTTGCCCTTCGCGCGCGGTTGGTCGGGGGCAGGTTCGGGCGCGTCTACGATCTTCAGACCTCGGATCGCACCGGCTTTTATCACCGCCTGTTCTGGCCGGGCAAGGCACCCGAATGGTCGGGCATCGTCCCCGGCGGCGGACTCTATCATCACTACCAACGCCCGACCCTGATCCACACCCAGGACCGGCAGCGCACCCAACTCCGGATCGCGGGGATCGAGGATGTCCGGCCCTCCGACCTCTCCTTCATGCAGAGCGATATTGCTCGCTTTGGCCTGCCGGAGCGCTTCGCACTACTCATTCCCGGCTCCTCTCTGAAGATGGCGGTCAAGCGCTGGCCGGCGGAGTCCTATGGCGCAATCGCGACTTGGCTCGAAAGCGAGAATATCCGGCCGGTCCTGATCGGCGGCGCGGAGGATAAGGATCCACTGGAGATCATCCGCGGTCTCTGCCCGTCGGCCCGGGACCTCTCGGGTGAAACCTCGCTCTACGACCTGCCGGAACTGGCGCGGGCAGCGTGCCTTGCTATCGGCAACGATACCGGACCGATGCATATCGCCGCGCTCGCCGGCTGCCCTACCGTAGCGATCTTCTCGACCGCGAGCTTCCCGGCCAAGGCCGCGCCGCGCGGTAAGAATGTACGGCTGCTTGTGGCGGAAAATCTTGCGGAGCTACCCGCGGAATTGGTCAGGGACGCAGCCGAGCAGATGATTGGGACGGCCCTCGATCCGGCGGGCTACGATACGCAAGCCTGA
- a CDS encoding glycosyltransferase family 4 protein → MFRHPAHEKKPVVLQVLPALVSGGVERGTIDVANALVQAGWDALVVSAGGPMVHELTRVGARHIEHPLGSKNPMSWRQNFDWLVDVIHNENVDIVHARSRMPAWIAWRAARKNKVPFVTTFHGRFPDTNPLKKVYNSVMVRGDRVIAISHFIASEIERRFGTGSDKLRIIPRGVNTDLFDPDGVSAERMIKLSREWRLPDGVPVVVLPGRVTRWKGHEVLIEALTRLGDQPVHCIMVGSYEGKESYKAELEEKIAKAGLTASVMFTGAARDLPCVYKIADVVVSASIDPEPFGRVMIEAQAMGRPIVATDHGGARESVLPGETGFLVTPNDPDALAAGIRWALSLTSNERATLSEKAIAHAREHYTTRDMCLRTLSVYEEVLPLSPNAGK, encoded by the coding sequence ATGTTCCGCCACCCGGCCCATGAAAAGAAGCCGGTCGTCCTGCAGGTACTTCCGGCCCTTGTGTCCGGCGGCGTGGAGCGCGGCACCATCGATGTTGCCAATGCGCTGGTGCAGGCCGGCTGGGACGCGCTGGTGGTCTCGGCCGGTGGCCCGATGGTGCATGAGCTGACCCGGGTCGGCGCGCGCCATATCGAACATCCGCTGGGGTCCAAGAACCCGATGAGCTGGCGGCAGAATTTCGACTGGCTGGTCGATGTCATCCACAACGAGAATGTCGACATCGTGCATGCCCGCTCGCGCATGCCGGCCTGGATCGCCTGGCGCGCGGCACGCAAGAACAAAGTTCCCTTCGTCACCACCTTTCACGGCCGCTTCCCGGACACCAATCCGCTGAAGAAGGTCTACAATTCCGTGATGGTCCGGGGTGACCGGGTGATCGCGATCTCGCATTTCATCGCCAGCGAGATCGAACGCCGCTTCGGCACCGGCAGCGACAAGCTGCGCATCATCCCGCGCGGGGTGAACACCGACCTGTTCGATCCCGACGGGGTGTCGGCGGAACGCATGATCAAGCTCAGCCGCGAATGGCGCCTGCCGGACGGAGTGCCGGTCGTCGTGCTGCCCGGCCGGGTGACGCGCTGGAAGGGCCATGAGGTGCTGATCGAGGCCCTCACCCGGCTCGGCGACCAGCCCGTGCATTGCATCATGGTCGGGTCCTACGAAGGCAAGGAAAGCTACAAGGCCGAGCTGGAGGAAAAGATCGCCAAGGCCGGACTGACCGCCTCGGTCATGTTCACCGGCGCGGCGAGAGACCTGCCCTGCGTCTACAAGATTGCCGATGTCGTTGTTTCAGCCTCGATCGATCCGGAGCCCTTCGGCCGGGTGATGATCGAGGCGCAGGCCATGGGCCGCCCGATCGTCGCGACCGACCATGGCGGCGCCAGGGAATCGGTGCTGCCTGGCGAAACCGGCTTCCTCGTGACGCCCAACGACCCGGACGCGCTCGCCGCCGGGATCCGCTGGGCACTCTCGCTCACCTCGAATGAGCGGGCCACACTGTCCGAGAAGGCGATCGCCCATGCCCGCGAGCACTACACGACGCGGGACATGTGCTTGCGCACCCTCTCGGTCTATGAAGAAGTCCTGCCGCTCTCGCCAAATGCCGGCAAGTAA
- a CDS encoding alpha/beta hydrolase, with product MTEQTQQPEVPSPLYAEKPDGARLAYHKLDGLGPTIVFLGGFMSDMTGTKAMALEELARARGQAFLRLDYQGHGRSSGKFEDGSIGLWLSDALYLIDSVTEGPLVLVGSSMGGWIMLLTALQRPERIAGLVGIAPAPDFTEDLMWAGFSDEIRQTLERDGVYYEPSEYSDEPYTITMKLIEDGRNHLLMRETMPIATPVRLLHGMRDESVPYELSLKIADNVASEDVQIRFVKDGDHRLSTDRDIAILKDTVAALCDSAA from the coding sequence ATGACAGAGCAAACCCAGCAGCCCGAGGTACCTTCTCCTCTTTATGCAGAGAAGCCGGACGGCGCGCGTCTCGCTTATCACAAACTGGACGGACTTGGACCCACAATCGTCTTCCTCGGCGGCTTCATGTCGGACATGACCGGAACCAAGGCGATGGCGCTGGAGGAACTGGCGCGGGCCCGTGGCCAGGCCTTTCTGCGCCTCGACTATCAGGGGCATGGCCGGTCTTCCGGAAAGTTCGAGGACGGCAGCATCGGCCTCTGGCTTTCCGATGCGCTCTACCTGATCGACTCGGTGACCGAGGGCCCGCTGGTGCTGGTCGGCTCCTCCATGGGCGGCTGGATCATGTTGCTGACGGCGCTGCAGCGCCCGGAGCGAATCGCGGGCTTGGTCGGGATAGCCCCGGCGCCGGATTTCACCGAGGATCTGATGTGGGCCGGTTTCTCCGACGAGATCAGGCAGACCCTGGAGCGGGACGGGGTTTACTACGAGCCGTCCGAATACAGCGACGAGCCCTACACCATCACCATGAAGCTGATCGAGGACGGCCGGAACCATCTGCTGATGCGCGAGACGATGCCGATCGCGACGCCTGTCCGGCTGCTGCACGGGATGCGGGACGAGTCCGTACCCTACGAGCTCTCGCTGAAGATCGCAGACAATGTCGCGAGCGAGGATGTGCAGATACGCTTCGTCAAGGACGGCGATCACAGGCTCTCCACCGACCGCGACATCGCTATCCTCAAAGACACCGTGGCGGCGCTGTGCGACTCCGCCGCCTGA
- a CDS encoding tetratricopeptide repeat protein → MRLRRLILIPLWAVLALPALIVPAPAAEIDHEQEYAACMQLARERPEEAYKAGLAWHKLGGGFPARHCVAVALLELHQYDEAAARLERLATDLGTARTSLLAEILMQAGQAWSLAGRAEKALTLQNNLLELAPGDPDLWLDRAVSLMDLERYEQALADLDEAIRLDPHLVEARTYRAVALRQLDRLGEAWTEVETVLALQAYQPDALLERGILRQYQGDLDGARADWLLVIQNDPDSRAAAAARARIEEMDVQVR, encoded by the coding sequence GTGCGACTCCGCCGCCTGATTCTGATACCGCTCTGGGCGGTGCTGGCACTGCCGGCGCTCATCGTGCCGGCGCCGGCCGCGGAGATCGACCACGAGCAGGAATACGCCGCCTGCATGCAGCTTGCCCGCGAACGTCCGGAAGAGGCCTACAAGGCGGGACTCGCCTGGCACAAGCTCGGCGGCGGTTTTCCGGCGCGGCACTGCGTCGCCGTCGCCCTGCTGGAGCTGCACCAGTACGACGAGGCGGCCGCCCGGCTCGAACGGCTGGCAACGGATCTCGGCACGGCGCGGACCTCGCTGCTCGCCGAGATCCTCATGCAGGCCGGTCAAGCCTGGTCGCTCGCCGGACGGGCGGAAAAGGCTCTGACACTTCAGAACAATCTGCTGGAACTCGCGCCGGGCGATCCGGATCTCTGGCTCGACCGCGCCGTCTCGCTGATGGATCTCGAACGCTACGAACAGGCGCTGGCCGATCTGGACGAGGCGATCCGGCTCGATCCTCATCTCGTCGAGGCCCGGACCTACCGTGCCGTCGCCCTGCGGCAGTTGGACCGGCTGGGCGAAGCCTGGACGGAAGTCGAGACCGTGCTCGCGCTTCAGGCGTACCAGCCGGATGCGTTGCTCGAGCGCGGTATCCTTCGCCAGTATCAGGGCGATCTCGACGGCGCACGGGCCGACTGGCTGCTGGTGATCCAGAACGATCCGGACAGCCGTGCCGCCGCCGCGGCGCGGGCTCGGATCGAGGAGATGGACGTGCAGGTGCGCTGA
- a CDS encoding tetratricopeptide repeat protein, whose protein sequence is MSEASLRLLEDARRRYQAGFRSRAARMCRRIPEGDAYYPHALELLGAIRSEDGAYREAAELLSQAAPSIPGNAHIWKLLGDATGRLGRTRTAALCLRRAALLTPAAFEAVRGMADLTSANERKSMLRRCSILSPLDGRTHLQLGLDLKQAGRYAAAARCFQRVLALNPADADQTFRFANTLMDLQDVDEGTKFYLRTLMIAPGSGAARNNLGLIDFENEAFESAEEWFRSATVAAPGLAEAWRNRTRALLKLERYGDAVEPCRHGLVVEPENQAASGDMAALTQTRDWAKRAMVLGPDTSEFCNTMAVAAARAPDRNGVWSWLHRSAIANPAHPEVWFKLSSESSRTNDLDAAIRFGRRATFISDDYASARNNTAFALLSQERFREGWKTMTRRLETAEGRKIERHFAIPQWQGEELEGRHLLLWGEQGIGDEVQYLTLLKPLLRRGPRVTVIAEPRLRPLIRRSFPGVAVPEAAPASGQLEDHFGTDLHLAMGDLPHRLNLFCGGQAKPEPWIVPDPERAASLRSDLRARHAGRRLVGISWRSEAPKTGEQRTVLPGHWSGIARVPGNALISLQYSVREDDLLAFRDAGIEVSADHGIDILSDLDGLAALIAVMDLVISPANNTVHFAGAAGVPTWVMLTTRPNWPWGLHRDDSLWYPKTRSFRQDTDGDWAPVLSRVADSLRAYGETDLS, encoded by the coding sequence ATGAGCGAGGCCTCTTTGCGCCTCCTGGAAGACGCCCGGCGCCGTTACCAGGCAGGCTTCAGGTCGCGGGCTGCGCGCATGTGTCGCAGGATCCCCGAAGGAGACGCGTACTACCCGCACGCCTTGGAACTGCTCGGCGCTATACGTTCCGAGGACGGGGCCTACCGCGAAGCGGCGGAGCTCCTGAGCCAGGCGGCCCCCTCAATTCCAGGCAATGCGCACATCTGGAAATTACTGGGTGACGCCACCGGCCGGTTGGGACGCACCCGGACGGCGGCTCTTTGCTTGCGTCGCGCTGCGTTGCTCACTCCGGCAGCATTCGAGGCGGTCCGGGGAATGGCCGACCTGACATCAGCGAACGAGCGAAAGAGCATGTTGCGGCGCTGTTCCATTCTCTCGCCTTTGGACGGTCGTACGCATTTGCAGCTGGGCCTGGATTTGAAACAGGCCGGGAGATACGCGGCGGCAGCACGCTGTTTTCAGCGTGTGCTCGCTCTCAACCCAGCGGACGCCGACCAGACATTCCGCTTTGCCAACACCCTGATGGATCTGCAGGACGTTGACGAAGGTACGAAATTCTACCTCCGGACACTCATGATCGCGCCCGGCAGCGGAGCGGCCCGAAACAATCTGGGTTTGATAGACTTCGAGAATGAAGCGTTCGAAAGCGCCGAAGAGTGGTTCCGTTCAGCTACCGTTGCAGCGCCGGGCCTCGCGGAAGCGTGGCGGAACCGGACGCGAGCCCTGTTGAAACTGGAGCGGTACGGAGACGCGGTGGAGCCCTGCCGGCACGGTCTGGTGGTGGAACCTGAAAATCAGGCCGCCAGCGGTGACATGGCGGCACTGACGCAAACTCGGGACTGGGCCAAACGAGCCATGGTTCTCGGTCCCGATACGTCTGAATTCTGCAACACCATGGCCGTCGCAGCGGCGCGGGCTCCCGACCGGAACGGTGTTTGGTCCTGGCTCCATAGAAGTGCGATCGCCAACCCGGCGCATCCCGAGGTCTGGTTCAAACTCTCCAGCGAATCAAGTCGCACAAACGACCTCGACGCCGCTATCCGGTTCGGGCGCCGGGCAACCTTCATCTCCGACGATTACGCATCGGCTCGCAACAACACGGCGTTTGCGTTACTGAGCCAGGAGCGTTTCAGGGAAGGCTGGAAGACCATGACCCGCCGGCTCGAAACGGCCGAAGGGCGGAAAATCGAGCGACATTTCGCCATCCCGCAGTGGCAGGGAGAGGAACTCGAGGGCCGCCACCTTCTCCTCTGGGGCGAGCAGGGAATTGGCGACGAAGTACAATACCTTACGCTGCTGAAGCCCCTTCTCCGGCGAGGGCCACGTGTAACGGTCATCGCGGAACCTCGTCTCCGCCCCCTGATCCGGAGGAGTTTCCCCGGAGTCGCTGTGCCAGAGGCGGCTCCTGCCAGCGGTCAGCTGGAAGATCATTTCGGCACGGACCTGCATTTGGCGATGGGGGATTTGCCGCACAGGCTGAACCTGTTCTGCGGTGGCCAGGCGAAGCCGGAACCATGGATCGTCCCCGATCCCGAGCGTGCGGCTTCCTTGCGGTCGGATTTGCGGGCCCGTCATGCGGGAAGGAGATTGGTCGGAATTTCCTGGCGGTCCGAGGCCCCGAAGACCGGCGAACAACGGACGGTGCTGCCCGGGCATTGGAGCGGGATCGCGCGTGTCCCCGGCAATGCCCTGATTTCGCTGCAATATAGTGTGCGCGAAGACGACCTTCTGGCTTTTCGGGACGCCGGCATAGAGGTGAGCGCAGATCACGGCATCGACATACTGAGCGATCTCGACGGTCTCGCGGCGCTTATCGCTGTCATGGATCTCGTTATCTCTCCAGCCAACAACACGGTCCATTTTGCCGGCGCTGCGGGCGTACCGACCTGGGTGATGCTCACGACGCGCCCCAATTGGCCATGGGGCCTTCATCGCGATGATTCCCTCTGGTATCCCAAAACGAGATCGTTTCGTCAGGACACGGACGGCGACTGGGCTCCGGTATTGTCCAGAGTTGCTGACAGCCTGAGAGCGTACGGAGAGACAGACCTCTCGTAA
- a CDS encoding DUF4347 domain-containing protein yields the protein MSVSATVPSLFSSRRGYLVVDRGVRDSDILLAERDPSFQVIRLEKDGDPLGQIAVALAGERDVASLHILSHGEPGALILANTRVDTEILGRSSKYLDAIRSSLAWDADIVLYGCSVGAGNTGREFVDALEKRLGAEVLASALPVGAGWGWGAFAAALTAFAPESAARYPHTLGQTTFGIVTTIQSTTTLVVTEPDVTISVERSDGTAMAGVSSGFLNAGEIASSTTYTLSYSSPVNITQFQIGEFTNLSAGANYTFTPNTGTAITLADNSGDIVGAIATLNPGDWTGVTSITVSYAGAANWRVGLDNIKYTIAGPTTGNDALTGDGTANTIDLLAGNDSYSGLAGADTITGGAGNDTILGGDDADVVLGGDGNDSISGGAGADNLSGDAGDDTFAATSADITGLAETISGGTGTDVLQLNGGGAFDLSGATIDSIELISGSASADSITGTSAADTIAGGDGADVINAGDGANVVSGGAAADNLIGGSGADTFIATSADITGLAETISGGGGTDVLQLNGGGAFDLSSATLNSVELITGSAAADSITGTSGADAINAGDGANVVSGGAAADNLIGGSGADTFIATSADITGLAETVSGGGGTDVLQLNGGGAFNLSSTTLDSVELITGSASADAITGTSAADTISGGGGADTLSGGGGGDSLVGGSDADSLVGGAGTDVLFGGAGNDTFSGTASEFNGDTISGLAAGDQIVVSGTDVSSLNGSTLGGTISLGAESIVVSGADANLVINASVSGGNTTLTFSAASSGSGSGSSGGSSSGSGLTVTNQTSDDTAGTATGRTLVNNSGSSATGALVEGTGNGNVVTVTLPAGVSLTQSGTSNAVVSSSAGTTLRGEIQTTEPSVTGQGFLDGHGQSFLANNAGMSLDVRSIVFSSTGGSAQTVHLTGQSSSGSEAFVIDTSNLPTGSSLQLDNIEFAAIVGNATVTGGAGKNYVVGDESTQFISCGAEDDTLAGGGGNDTVGSGWGEDLVYGNQGTDSVFGGGGRDTLFGGQDADTVAGDNDNDFVYGNKGNDTVLGGENDDMVYGGQDEDIVYGNSGNDSLFGNLGNDTLYGGQGNDLLWGNSGDDYLAGNTGDDTLSGGEGADTFVFSFGGGNETVSDFAAGTDTLALESGLGVSGGTEVNGNTVVTFSDGGTVTIIGVQKADVAAATGWDLV from the coding sequence ATGTCGGTTTCCGCAACCGTTCCCTCGCTTTTTTCCAGCCGCCGCGGGTACCTCGTTGTAGATCGCGGTGTTCGTGACAGCGATATCCTGCTCGCAGAACGCGACCCGTCCTTCCAGGTCATCCGCCTCGAGAAGGATGGAGATCCGCTGGGGCAGATCGCCGTGGCACTTGCCGGCGAGCGCGATGTTGCCAGCCTGCACATCCTTTCCCACGGCGAGCCGGGCGCCCTGATTCTGGCGAATACGCGGGTCGACACGGAGATTCTGGGGCGGTCGTCGAAATATCTCGACGCCATACGGTCAAGCCTCGCCTGGGACGCCGACATCGTTCTTTATGGCTGTTCCGTCGGGGCCGGGAATACGGGCCGTGAATTCGTCGACGCGTTGGAAAAACGCCTTGGCGCCGAGGTCCTCGCATCCGCGCTGCCGGTCGGTGCCGGTTGGGGATGGGGGGCTTTCGCCGCCGCGCTGACTGCCTTCGCGCCGGAGAGCGCGGCCCGATATCCGCATACGCTTGGTCAAACGACATTCGGGATCGTCACGACGATTCAGTCCACCACCACGCTGGTGGTCACTGAGCCGGACGTCACGATCAGCGTCGAGCGCTCGGACGGCACGGCGATGGCAGGCGTCAGCTCGGGCTTTCTCAATGCCGGCGAGATCGCGAGCTCCACGACCTACACGCTGAGCTACTCAAGCCCGGTCAACATCACCCAGTTCCAGATCGGCGAATTTACCAATCTTTCCGCCGGGGCGAATTACACCTTCACACCGAATACCGGCACCGCGATTACCCTCGCCGACAACAGCGGCGACATTGTCGGCGCGATCGCAACTTTGAACCCCGGCGACTGGACCGGCGTTACGTCCATTACGGTTTCCTACGCGGGCGCCGCCAACTGGCGGGTCGGGCTCGACAACATCAAATACACCATCGCCGGTCCGACGACCGGCAACGACGCCCTGACGGGTGACGGCACGGCCAATACGATCGACCTGTTGGCCGGCAACGACTCCTATTCCGGCCTCGCCGGGGCCGACACGATCACGGGTGGAGCCGGCAACGACACGATCCTCGGCGGCGACGATGCCGACGTTGTGCTCGGCGGGGACGGCAACGATTCGATCTCCGGCGGTGCGGGCGCCGACAATCTTTCCGGCGATGCGGGCGACGATACGTTTGCCGCGACCTCCGCCGACATCACGGGCCTCGCCGAGACGATCAGCGGCGGCACCGGCACGGATGTGCTGCAGCTGAACGGTGGTGGTGCCTTCGATCTCTCCGGCGCGACCATAGACAGCATCGAGCTGATTTCCGGCAGTGCTTCGGCCGACTCCATCACCGGTACCAGCGCCGCGGACACGATCGCAGGCGGCGATGGCGCGGATGTCATCAATGCCGGCGACGGCGCCAATGTGGTTTCCGGCGGCGCTGCCGCCGACAACCTGATCGGCGGTTCCGGCGCGGACACCTTCATCGCGACCTCTGCGGACATCACCGGCCTGGCCGAGACGATCAGCGGCGGCGGCGGCACCGACGTGCTGCAACTGAACGGCGGCGGCGCCTTCGACCTTTCCAGTGCCACGCTTAACAGCGTGGAGCTGATCACCGGCAGCGCCGCGGCGGATTCCATCACCGGCACCAGCGGTGCCGACGCGATCAATGCCGGCGACGGCGCCAATGTGGTTTCCGGCGGCGCTGCCGCCGACAACCTGATCGGCGGTTCCGGCGCGGACACCTTCATCGCGACCTCTGCGGACATCACCGGCCTGGCCGAGACGGTCAGCGGCGGCGGCGGCACCGACGTGCTGCAACTGAACGGCGGCGGCGCCTTCAACCTTTCCAGCACGACGCTGGACAGCGTGGAGCTGATCACCGGCAGTGCTTCGGCGGATGCCATCACCGGCACCAGTGCCGCAGACACGATCTCAGGTGGCGGTGGAGCCGACACTCTGAGTGGCGGCGGTGGCGGCGATTCGCTCGTGGGCGGCTCCGACGCCGACAGCTTGGTTGGTGGCGCGGGCACCGACGTTTTGTTCGGCGGGGCCGGCAACGATACCTTCAGCGGCACTGCGAGCGAGTTCAACGGCGATACGATCTCCGGGCTTGCCGCCGGCGACCAGATCGTTGTTTCCGGTACGGATGTGAGCAGCCTGAACGGTTCGACTCTTGGCGGTACGATCTCGCTCGGTGCGGAAAGCATCGTCGTCTCCGGTGCCGATGCCAACCTGGTGATCAACGCGAGCGTAAGTGGCGGGAACACGACCCTCACCTTCAGTGCCGCGAGCAGCGGCTCGGGCAGCGGCTCAAGCGGCGGATCATCTTCGGGCAGCGGATTGACGGTCACCAACCAGACCTCCGACGACACCGCCGGAACCGCGACCGGCCGTACGCTGGTCAACAATTCCGGCAGCAGCGCGACGGGTGCTCTGGTCGAAGGCACGGGCAACGGCAACGTCGTCACCGTCACTCTGCCGGCGGGCGTCTCCCTGACCCAGAGCGGGACCTCCAACGCGGTTGTCTCGTCATCGGCGGGCACGACCCTGCGCGGGGAAATCCAGACGACGGAGCCGTCTGTGACCGGGCAGGGTTTCCTCGACGGTCACGGCCAGTCCTTCCTCGCCAACAACGCCGGCATGTCGCTGGATGTCCGCTCGATCGTGTTCTCCAGCACCGGCGGCTCGGCGCAGACAGTGCATCTCACCGGGCAATCCTCCAGCGGCTCCGAGGCGTTCGTCATCGACACCTCGAACCTGCCTACAGGGTCGTCCCTGCAGCTCGACAATATCGAGTTCGCCGCCATCGTCGGCAATGCGACGGTGACCGGCGGCGCCGGGAAGAACTACGTGGTCGGCGATGAATCGACCCAGTTCATTTCGTGCGGCGCCGAGGACGACACGCTGGCTGGCGGCGGCGGCAACGACACCGTCGGTTCCGGCTGGGGCGAGGATCTGGTTTATGGCAACCAGGGCACCGACAGCGTGTTTGGCGGCGGGGGCAGGGACACCCTGTTCGGCGGCCAGGACGCCGATACGGTTGCCGGCGACAACGACAATGACTTCGTCTACGGCAACAAGGGGAACGATACGGTCCTCGGCGGCGAGAACGACGACATGGTCTATGGAGGCCAGGACGAGGACATCGTCTACGGCAACTCCGGTAATGACAGCCTGTTTGGCAACCTCGGCAACGACACGCTCTACGGCGGCCAGGGCAACGACCTGCTATGGGGCAACAGCGGTGACGACTATCTCGCCGGAAATACAGGCGACGATACGCTCTCCGGTGGCGAGGGCGCTGACACGTTCGTCTTCAGCTTCGGTGGCGGCAACGAGACCGTAAGCGACTTCGCGGCCGGCACCGATACGCTGGCACTCGAAAGTGGGCTCGGGGTCAGCGGAGGAACCGAGGTGAACGGGAACACCGTCGTCACCTTCTCCGACGGCGGCACAGTCACCATCATCGGTGTGCAAAAGGCCGATGTCGCAGCCGCGACCGGGTGGGACCTCGTGTAA
- a CDS encoding glutathione S-transferase family protein, which produces MPTLYHLWISPFCRKIRVVLGEKKIEAELKVEQVWDRRPEFLALNPDGTVPVFVDDDGTVVANSAAISEYLEETRPEVPLLPGDAAARAEIRRLVAWFDLKFNAEVTEMLVGEKLMKRFLGTGEPSSAAIRAGHTNIATHLAYIGFLAERRNWLGGDHFSLADIAAASQLSAVDYIGDVPWEKYPEAKEWYARVKSRPSFRPLLSDHIPGVRPPAHYANLDF; this is translated from the coding sequence ATGCCGACCCTCTATCACCTCTGGATTTCCCCCTTCTGCCGCAAGATCCGCGTCGTTCTGGGCGAAAAGAAGATCGAGGCCGAGCTCAAGGTCGAGCAGGTCTGGGACCGGCGTCCGGAGTTCCTCGCCCTGAATCCGGACGGCACCGTGCCGGTCTTCGTCGACGACGACGGCACCGTGGTCGCGAATTCGGCCGCGATCTCGGAATATCTCGAGGAAACCCGCCCGGAGGTCCCGCTGCTGCCCGGCGACGCGGCGGCACGGGCGGAGATCCGGCGTCTGGTCGCCTGGTTCGATCTCAAGTTCAATGCGGAAGTGACGGAGATGCTGGTCGGCGAAAAGCTGATGAAGCGCTTTCTCGGCACCGGCGAACCGTCCAGTGCCGCGATCCGCGCCGGACACACCAACATCGCGACCCACCTCGCCTATATCGGCTTCCTCGCCGAACGCCGGAACTGGCTTGGCGGGGACCATTTCAGCCTCGCCGACATCGCAGCGGCGTCCCAGCTTTCCGCCGTCGACTACATCGGCGACGTGCCGTGGGAGAAGTATCCGGAGGCGAAGGAATGGTATGCGCGGGTTAAGTCCCGCCCGAGCTTCCGGCCGCTGCTCTCCGACCATATCCCCGGCGTCCGCCCGCCGGCACACTACGCCAATCTGGATTTCTGA
- a CDS encoding sulfite exporter TauE/SafE family protein: protein MFETDFFGWGAHIWAVAVAATLLGGIVRGFTGFGFALILISALLLVADPVAVVPLALILDLLAGFTLLPQNYRDVHWTGIRQLVLGSVIGVPAGFACLLLVEPEPMKIAIYFGILVSVLLIARGFRLASVPGNGMLAGTGVVSGFMSGAAGVPGPPMVLLYLSSPLPVAITRATGIAFFIVVDVFALALAVFKGLIDAEMLLRSAILIPVMAIGTSLGHKLFGITRPEVVKRAAIALLGLLAIVGIGKVLIG from the coding sequence ATGTTCGAGACCGACTTCTTCGGATGGGGCGCCCATATCTGGGCCGTCGCCGTCGCGGCCACTTTGCTCGGCGGGATCGTCCGCGGATTCACCGGGTTCGGCTTCGCCCTCATTCTCATCAGCGCCTTGCTGCTGGTCGCCGATCCGGTTGCGGTCGTCCCGCTGGCCCTGATCCTCGATCTACTCGCCGGCTTCACGCTGCTGCCGCAGAATTACCGGGACGTGCACTGGACGGGTATCCGGCAGCTCGTGCTCGGCTCGGTGATCGGCGTTCCCGCCGGCTTCGCTTGCCTTTTGCTGGTCGAGCCCGAACCGATGAAGATCGCGATCTATTTCGGCATCCTCGTCTCGGTGCTGCTGATCGCGCGCGGCTTCAGGTTGGCTTCCGTGCCGGGCAACGGGATGCTGGCCGGGACCGGCGTCGTCTCCGGCTTCATGTCGGGCGCCGCCGGCGTTCCGGGCCCGCCGATGGTGCTGCTCTATCTCTCCTCGCCGTTGCCGGTCGCGATCACCCGGGCGACGGGTATCGCGTTCTTCATCGTGGTCGACGTCTTCGCCCTGGCACTCGCCGTCTTTAAGGGACTGATCGACGCGGAGATGCTGCTCCGGAGCGCAATCCTGATTCCGGTCATGGCCATCGGAACCTCGCTCGGGCACAAGCTCTTCGGCATCACACGGCCGGAGGTGGTCAAACGGGCGGCAATCGCCCTGCTCGGGCTGCTGGCGATTGTCGGAATCGGAAAGGTTCTGATAGGTTAG